ACTGTAATAGCTGTatcataaaaatgtaactgCAATGTTTTAATCTCCCAAATCACAGATGGCCGTCCTTTCCTTGTGGTGCATCATCTTCCTGAGCTAAAGGAGCAGGGTATACCTTACCTAATACCTGGCATTCCTGTTACATGCAGAGTGgacaacacagagaaatacacTACTCGCTCAAAGGTacacaagtttatttttcttctctatATAGAAAATCTATTTCATTCACCCTCTTGGTGCTTGTTAAAGATTGTGATGTTAATAAAAAGCTTCAGATGACACGTTAACTTTATTAGTCACTTTTTATGATCAGTTAAAATCGGTTTGTACAGTTTAACATCAGACTTGTGATcactttttaatatcttttttcaGTTGTATTTTCGATTCTGGCTAAAACCCCCCTTGAAATTAAACTTGACTGACCTTTCCCATGATGACAATTATCATAGTGTCATATTGAAACTGTGCAAATGCATGTCACACCACTCAGCATTAGTGTGGTTTTTATTGTgatgattttgtcattttaaactgCTACTAGGTACAGCTGTTGTATTAGCCTGTAGTTCAGATAGAGACATGTTTAGATTCTTTGTGTTGAGGTTAAGTATATACTGGTGAGTATAGTGTTTAGAGGGTCTGGGGAAATTGGTGTTTCAGGGATGCCAGGTTTTTACTGCAGGGGCCTCTGAAGGTCTGTGAGTTACCCACTTTATAACTACGACACCATAAGGCTGTCAAAATTACCGAAAATACCAATCCTttttcaatacagcatgatTTGAAACAATGTGATATGCACAGTCTATAGAAAGTAACAATGCTTTCAACCTATGGCTACAGTAACCACTGACATTATTAAacatgtgttggtgtgtgttcagtgacatttacttacatttacagtaatgtgTACTGTGTCTTCTTACTAAAATGATTATTATGTTTGCCtagtgcttgtttttgctaTCGAAAGACTATCATTCCAGTATTGTTTTCAAGTTCTAAAAGAATTGTTGTGACAACCTCCTGACAcatccacattcacacagtctCTCCTCACCATTTCATGCTACATATATACATGGGTATTTACACAAACAAGCAAGATCATGTGCAACTTTCTGTGCTTTTTACGTCTCTCACAGAAGAATGTGCGCTAATTGGTAACAGCTGAGATAAATATGCAGTAGCTCAGTCGGCTTTTATGTCCGTCCTCCATCTTTGTTCTACCATTTGTTTCTCCCGCAGTCCAAAAACCAAAGGCATGTCAGGGAAATTGGTAACCTAGAAATATCCCCATGTGATTGTGTTCTTAACCAGTCTGCATGTTAACAATATTGGCTAAACAACTACtgttaataaaatgtcactgaaactGTTCAGTAAAAGTGCCCATTAGCTCTGGAAGAACTATAAATCATGGCTGTTCAACCCTGATCCACTGCCTTCACTATACGCTGGTTTATAGAGCAGCAGACAGCTACAGTATAACTGACTCTGGGGGTGTGTTAACTTTCATTTCTAACTCTTAAAGAAGTTATTTAGAGATAAAACCGCCTGGCTTCCTGACCTCTTCCCTTATCGCGTGTTGAGGTAAAGCTGTGGCTGGTGATTTTACCCAACCAGAAATTGAAGGAAAATGTGCCCATAACTGATAAGAgggaaagcagaaaaatgtgaaaataatacCCAGGTTCATTAGATAAGGGTTGAAATAACAATTTAAAATCCAGTGAATGCTATTCTGTCCTTTGATTTGCATCAAAACTAGTTTGATTTCACATCCTTTCAATAATACCCCTCCAGGTCCATGTGGGCACCCTGTACACAGTGCAGCTAACACATGGCCACTTCCACTGGACAGTGAAGAGGAAGTACAAGCACTTCCAGGAGCTGCATCGAGACCTTTACAAGCACAAGATGAtgcttcacctgctgcctctggcAAGGTCTGTGCACAGGCCTGTTTGTCGTAATCGTGCAAAtaaacctctctgtctctctgagggATGCGTGATCCAATCTCTCAGGTTGCTTTGAGTTTTTCATGGTCAGTATTCAGTTGTTTGAATATTCAAATTTTCTCTTGAAGATTTTCAAGGGagaggcagcagctgagagCCATGTCGGAGGAAATGCCCAGCCTGCACGGGACTGAACGGACCAGAAGGACCTCCAGCAAAATGGTATCAAACAAACCAGACCAATACATATAAAGTACatactgttttttaaagaaaatgtataatgtattttatttcaagaaGATCATGAATATAACATCAAATCAGCTCTACACAGTGAAACAATGGCCCAAAATGATTCATACGGTTTCAAGGCAGTCCCACTGATTTGCACATGACTTAACTGACTGTTATGTGATGAAAAGTGTAAAACTCTAAACTGCTTTTCTACTGCAGAAATACCTCGAGGAGTACCTGAATGGCCTGCTGGAGAATTCGTTCTGCAGGAATGATCACAGCAtggtaacagctttaaaataaagacttttgCCAAGTGGACGTCATGAAACATAATAACATTTTctcatctccttctctttcagctGGAATTCCTCTCTGTTGGTGCTCTATCCTTCGTCACCGACCTGGGACCCAAAGGCCTGTAAGCAAACCTTTCAAGAGTGTGTGAGATGCAAGGAGAAGTAAATCGTAAGGCATGTGATAGATTTTTATTGTGTCAACTTGTCTCAGGGAGGGACCAATCTTCAAGAGGTCAGGGGGCCATCGGATCCAAGGCCTGAATTGCATTGGCCATCATCAGTTCTGTTTCCGCTGGTCACGGCGCTGGTTGGTGGTGAAAGACTCCTTCCTGATGTACATGAACCGAGACAACGGCAGGATCAACTTTGTGCTGCTGTTCGACCCGGAGTTCAAAGTGAAAGTGGGCCGTGCTTACACAGACACCAAATATGGAGTCTGCATCGAGAACTTCACTCGGTaggtcagctgtgtgtttgcccACGCGCTGACAGCTCCAGAGTAATGATTTATGCCCGgggttattttgtgtttgtgatgcatgcgtggtctgtttgtttttgttcaggaGTCTGATCATCAAGTGCAGCAGCTACAGACAGGCTCATTGGTGGAGCCATGAAATCAACCGGCTTGCAGAAACCTGCGACTTCCTCAAAGTTCAACGCTTTGAGGGATTCGCACCACCACGTGAGAACGCACTCACCAAATGGTAAGATATGTAGTCTAACTGAGAGTTACAGCTTTCTGTCTACAGGTTTCGTTCTCATTTACTAACATTTTGTGGTTCATGATTGTCGTTTTGAAGGTATGTGAATGGAAAAGGCTACTTTGCAGACCTGGCTGATGCTCTCGAACAAGCCAGGgaggaaatcttcatcacagatTGGTGGTAAGTGTAATCTGGTGATAAAGAGGCTTAATTTTAGTATATAGAGGGTTGCTCCATTGACATATTTAAGCTACGTATAAAGTGTtgataatgtaaaaaaaaaaaatgtgaaagaataTTTGTCCTTCCTTGTAGGCTCAGCCCTGAAGTGTTCCTAAAGAGACCAGCGACTGAGAAGTACTGGCGCCTGGATGAGATACTCAAACGCAAAGCAGTAATGATTCTCTTGTTCTTGTCTTTTAGTCAATTTAAATTTAATCAAAACTTAAATTTCACATTATCAGTGCTGATCACTCTTATCTCTCTAAACATTTTCCTGGCAGGAACAAGGAGTCAAAGTGTGCATTCTGCTGTATAAAGAAGTAGAGCTGGCACTCGGCATCAATAGTGAGCACAGCAAGAGGACGCTTATGAATATGCACCCAAACATCAAGGTCTGTCTGTGATTTGATATACAAGCTACTTCTACACAATTAACAGAGGCCTTGTCTCGTGTTTTAACACTGACTCCATCCCCCCTCTGCCCATCAGGTGATGCGACACCCTGACCATGTGTCTTCCTTGTTGTTCCTGTGGGCTCATCATGAAAAGATGGTGGCCATTGACCAAACAGTAGCCTTTGTGGGGGGGATCGACCTGGCCTTTGGGAGGTGGGATGACAGTGACTACCGGCTAACTGATCTGGGTTTGAATGAGATGGCCAACAGTGTAACCGAGGAGACACCCAAAGGAGATACAGTAGTAAGAATATGTTCTTTTGATGTCTTTCGATTGCCACCAGTgaagcatgaaaatgtttaCAGGGTTCATACAAAGTTTGGAAAATGCTCAATTGTAACCAGTACGTCAGGAATTTACTAGGAATTAACTAGCTGcattgaaaatgactgaatatttaacATAATCTGGTGGGTCTTTACAAAACCCATTGTCtaatttgtttgtgtcttgGCAGCAGCTGGTAACCAGAACAACGTAGCTGTAAACATTGATTTCTTTGAATATAAaggatatttttatttcactatTGCATGTGCAGTAACAGTCTAGATCTGATTATAAAGGCTTTGGCTTTTGATTTAGCCTTGAACGTGCTttaaaagtgcttgaatttgacTCTTAAAAAGCGTTTTACAGGCAGTCATGAACCAGTGTGCCTTAAATATGTCACACTGCCTGCAAAAGCTAACAGATATCTCTGTCGACCAGGACAACGGTGTGGCTGATGGTCCAAAACTGTCAGATccagacacagaagcagagtCCGAGTCTGATAAGCTGACTGGCAACACTAAACTGTGGCTTGGCAAAGACTACAGCAACTTCATCAGGAAAGACTGGGTCCAACTGGACAAACCGTTTGAAGGTATATTATCTAAATGTCCTtcagtatcacacacacactcatgcagatACTCAGAGAGGCTGTGTATGCAGAGCTGAGCGGATCGCTTTTTATACTCTTTCAGATAACATCGACCGTACTCAAGTTCCTCGCATGCCGTGGCGTGATCTGTCTGCAGCCGTTCATGGCCCTGCTGCCAGAGATGTAGCCCGCCACTTTATCCAGCGCTGGAACTTCACCAAGGTAAGACTCGACTGTTGTGgctttttaaagctgctgtaccTGGGATTTATTTGCCCACATTATCTATCATGTTATGCTAACCTGTTTTACCCACAGCCACAACAATATGTCTCAGGTAGGAAGTAGTGAGATAatcttatttgtttgtttatttgtcagaaACATGAGTTAAAGGAAGGTCTGAAGTCTGGCTtcaattcatttgttttgtctcctttaGATCTTCAAAAACAAGTACAAGGACGAGTTCTACCCTTACCTTCTCCCCAAGTCCCACTGCACTGTTGACTCGGTGTCATACACTGTGCCTGGGTCCACGAAGGCTAAAGTGCAGGTATTTATGAATACACATTCACCAAAGATTGTTACTATCTGTACAGAATGGATGTTAAATGCATCAGTTAATACTGGACAACGTGCATGCTAGGTAATGCTATTTAtagggacagttcacccaaaatcaTAATTATATCTTTCCTCATATCTGTTGTGCTATTAATCAGTCTAAAttattttggtgtgagttgccaagCTTCAGAGATTACTGCCTTCTCTCGATCCTATTAGAACCAACTCGCACTCGACTTGTGGTGATCAGAGCAGCACCcagatatacatttttaaaaattcaatttctctttccagaaatcagaaaaaattTATGACTGGTTCCTCAGGATGGATTACCTTGATTTCCTTGACTTTGTTGTGAGCAATTCCATGTGagaactattttctttccaccAAACTGTGTCACTGTACAGAAGGAAATGCACTTACTCAGGGATGAGAGGCTGTCAtgttcgtcctcctcctcagcaaGGTGTAAAGTAAGCTAAGTCAGACAAGTTGGCTAGCCTTTCATCCCTGAGTAGGTGCCTCCTTCTGTGCAGTGATATGGAAATAATATAgtttcacatcagactgctcacaacaaggtctgtgtaTTATCTTAAGTAACCAAAtcattatttcagtattttagCACCATATCATTTGGCACAAATGTGAGTTAGTGACAGCGATCTGATATCTATATCATCAATAGCCTGACATGATTGGAAACATGCCTTTGAGCCAGATCAAAGTTGTTGTAAGTCATAGCTGTTTTCTTGGTGTAGAACTATGCTATTATTTGAGATAACATGCTTTTTAGCCTTCACACATACAGAACGTACCGTCTCTTATACCAAGGCTGTTCCCACGTGATGTTAGTGTTCCAGATAAATCAGACTCTCTCTCTACTCACCGTGGGCGGCAGCTTTGCCAGAGAACAGTGACCAGTTGTGAAACAAGCTCAACAAACGTTCAAGAGAATGCCAGAGATAGTCTTCACACCAGAGACAGCCAGATACCTGTGCTGCATAGAGAAATCGACCTTTTACACACATGATGACAACACAGAACTATTTATGGATCTTTAAAGTGGCCGTTCAGTGTATTCACGCACTTtgcattcattaaaaatgaaatcacacTGCTGGTCACCCCTGTGTTAATTTAGAGGAATTATGAAATGtaattactgtaaacaaacaagactATTGCCAGGAGGATTGAAAGCCCCACTGGCTCCGGCACTGCGCTTTACATTGTGTGACACCAAGTCAGATGTAGCAGGAAATCAGATGGATTTCTCTCCAGTACAACAAAGAGACACTGTTCTGGCTCTTGtagtggagttttttttttgcagtggcaGATGGTGGAACAAGAGTGAAGcctgtggagaaagaaaaaaatcacttccaACATGTTTGTCCTGTTTAGTAAagccagagaaaacaaatgccCTGCCAAAGACGAGGAGGGAAGACAAGTAGTAGCATAGTAATTGCAACAGGCTTCATGGGAAATGCGGTCCATCCTCTTTGAATATCATATGCTATGTCTATGTATGTGTTCAGACAGTGAGCGTTGGGTAACAATAGCTTTAGCTGTACCTATTTTCTTATTCTATCACGGGCGGTGGCCTGTAACCCTAACCAGCCCTCGCACTCTATTATGCCGTGGCTTTCCTATCAGGTGTTGTTGACCCCTTGTTAAGGCTTCAGTTGTCACACTGATAGAGTTTACAGAGTGTAAGTGAAGCAGAAGTTAAAAAACCTTCAACTATTGCAAAAATGatggcagcagcttcaggtttctttttgttgcaaGTATAAAATGCAGCtcaagctttaaaaaaatactaataatagACTGTGTTTGTATGAAGTGATAACGTGTGTTGACGACAGCAGGTTAAGGTTTtttgtcaggaaaaaaacaagttaatgaGTGTATTACACCCAGTAACACATAaactgtttttctccatttcactTCGATTGTTGCTTATTTAGCCATGAATATTTAGCATTACAGAGGCAGTTTCAAGATTTACTTCAAGAATCAATTAAGTTGAAGATGCTCCAAAACTGTAGTAGTTTAACTACATTTTCCAATTGTGGGATATTTGAGATATATGTAGTACCTGAAGTAGCTGAAGTAGTTTGAAATGCTTTTTCTGAGGACCGCCTCAGGCTCAGCAGGAAGAGCGGTTGACCAATTGGAAGGTCAGTGGTTGGATGATGTCATTGGTTACTGAAGTCCAAATTGCTTCTGGGGTCCttctaaatgtgtgtgagtgcctaTGAATGGTTGTCGCTCTTGCTGAGCGGCAGCAAGTtagcctctgccatcagtgtatgaatgtgtgtgtgaatgctgacttgaGCTATAATGCGCTTTGAGTGGTTGCTAAGACTTGAAAAGTTCTATACAGTTACAGTCCTTTTACTATTTAGTCCATTTAAGTAGCTTAAGTAAACCAAATTAGACTTATTCTTTGGGTAGCTTTAATTCTTTAATTCTTCCAAATTAGCTTCCACAATGGGCAGAAACCGTGAGAAAGGCAAAACTGTAGgatatttaatttgaaatgtggtGAAATGATTCAccttaaattttatttttttcaggtgtTGCGCTCTGCTGATCGTTGGTCCACCGGAACGTGTGAAAGCTCGATCCATAACGCCTACGTCCACACCATCGAGAACAGCGAGCATTACATCTACATCGAGGTAACACAGGAATTCCAGTGTTGATTAAAGATAAATATGTACCTTTTTAGTGTAGAATGAGCTTAGTTATAACATATATGTAAGGTTTTACTgatttaatttacatttcaataaGTAAACAGTTAAATCCAGTTTAAACCATTTGAGTCTGCCTCGTGTAAATCTCCCATAGTCCTCCTCATGATAGAACTGATAGATTAAAAGGGCAGACATGGCAAAAAACTGTCATtgtaacaataaaacattttgtagcAGCACCTGAAATGGCACTTCCTTTATTTCTGATGTTTCAGCATGTGATCCTTACTTACTTACACACCATTTGACTCattaatttcatatttcacaaattCTGTAGACAGTGTGTCTTATCATGAGGATTCATGAGTCTGAATGCAATCCCAGCTCTGTCCGTTCCTTGCCAGCTACCTACCTAACCTGTTTTAGCCCTCGCCTCATGCCGAGTCACCATCTGCCTTCTCTCTGCCCTCAGAACCAGTTCTTCATCAGCTGCGCTGATGGAAAGACCGTCTACAATGGGATTGGTGATGCAATTGTGAATCGAATCCTGCGTGCACACAGGTCTGTTTTCAGTGTAGTAGCCAGACTAACGTGGCTCTTTATTTTTTAGACACACATTCTTAAACCTTGAAGCTATGAAGCACCCATTCATGAAACCTGtgctcaaaatgtgttttttgaaacaAAATCTGAGAATTAATAGAAATATAGAGTGAAAGGAATAGGCTACTTGTAGACAGTGTGCATGTTGACATTGTGTCTCGTtgcagagagcagaagaagTACAGGGTGTTTGTGGTGATTCCTCTGCTTCCTGGGTTTGAGGGAGACATCAGTGCAGGAGGTGGAAATGCCATCCAAGCCATTCTGCACTTCACTTACAGGTGAGAGACTTTTCCTCCCATTACTGTTCTTCACTCAGCCCACAGaccagaacaaacacaacaaattatGACAGCCGTGGGAAAATTCAACTGCTTAACTTTCATCAGGCTCAGGCATGTTTCCAATCATGTGGAGTTGTTGCTTATATATGTAGATCTACTTCAGCTCTGTCACTGACTTATGTTTGTGATAAAATGATTTGGATCACATGTTTTGTGTCCTTTAGACCCTTTCAGaggctgtttatttttttcagtgcacGTTGCCAGTGTAGTCCCTATAGACCTATCTTTTCTATTTAAGTACTAAATACATAAGTTCAGAGTTCACAGGTGTTTCTGCCGTCACAGATTTCCTTGGCACCCATCAGATTTCCAGGTGTAATGTCACTGAAGACACTCATCATTAATGTTTCGTTCTTTCtataatttattattatgttgttgtcctcattttaaatgtgatttcaatATCTAAGGACCATGTGCCGAGGAGAGCACTCCATCCTGTCAAGACTCCGTGAACGTGAGTTTTTTTCGGCATCTATTGCATCTCAACAAAAATCCACCTGAAGTCACATAATTCCACCTGTTTCCTTTCTGACAcgtgtctttctttctcctccttttgcTCCTTTAAACTGAAGCCACTGGTACTAGGTATCTGCCCAGTCTCCCTTTTCATTCTTTACTCGGCCATCTTCTTTTCACATCTATTTTGACAGGCTACATGTTAATGTGAGATTTTTAATAAATCTTCACTCTATTTCTGTGTTGCCTCTTGTGAATAATGTGGTTCGGGTTTTTCCTCCCCAGTTGAGGACAAGTGGACAGAATACATCACACTCTGCGGTCTCAGAACACACTCTCGGCTCTCCGAGTCACTTGTCACGGAGCTCATCTATGTTCACAGCAAGACCCTAATTGCTGACGACCGCTGCTATATCATTGGTGAGTCACCTTGAATCACCATCGAGCGCCATGGCAAAATAGCTCATCTGCCTCGACAGCACTCAGACTTGCTTGACAGGAGTGCAGACtcctgttgaaatattttaattgatGTGTTATACTGTACTCCATGCTAATGAAACCATGAAATTACATCAGTTCATTTTAGCACCATTAAAAAACGACCGATACACCTGCGGTCAAATTAATTATATGCAAGTCAACAAATGCATGGACATTAATTTATAAGAATTTATCATTGAGGGGatgatgtttgatatttaaaagTACAAACTCCTTAAGTAAGGTGAACTAAAGCACAGTGGCGGAGGGCAGTGGATCAAGTGGTTAATTACAGAGTATGAATATTGAAAAACTAATACGAGGGAAGATTACGTTAATATAAGTATTTTGTTAACCTTAAAGTTATAATCCTaaagattttagattttatgttattatttattccTCTGCAGAATACTTTCAGTATCGTTTGTTATTTCATTCTGATAGTTGCTCCATGATTGCAGGTTAGACAAGAATGATGCTTCTGAAAAGGACAGATTATAACTGTTTGTGCTTTCCACGTGTGCTCCAGGATCAGCCAACATCAATGACCGCAGCATGCTGGGCAGTAGAGACAGCGAGATGGCAGTGTTTGTGGAAGATGAAGAGCGGGTACCATCCGTCATGGGAGGGGAGGAGTACCAGGCAGGACCTCTCACACTCGCTCTGCGCAAAGAGTGTTTCCGGTCAGCACAAATCACATTGTGTTAATAAATGATTACTGTACCTCCAGATGTGAGACAGGAGTTTATCACCCATCTTATGAAGAACCTGTGTAGTTTCCTTTTTGCATAAGAACTGATAAGAACCATATTATGATGGTCTACAAGAACAgagcctttgtgttgtttgaatgCACGGTCACTGCTAAACTTACGGTTTATTTTCCCTTCCAGTGTTCTTGTTGGAGCTTCTTCAGACCCCAGTATCAGTGTTGATGATCCAATCAGCGATGAGTTCTTCTTCTTGGGCTGGAACGCAGCTGCTAAACTGAATGCCACCATTTATGACAAGGTACAGTCTAAACCAGAAATGGTGCATCATACAGTTAGTTGTCACATTTAAAGCTTATTCCCAACCGCTGAAATGTGtaagtttcagttttctcaCCCCTCCTGTGTTCTGGATGCAGGTTTTCAAATGTCTGCCCTTCGACTCTGTGCACAACATGCGAGAGCTGAAGGAGTACACTGTCGAGGAACGCCTCTGCGACACCGACCCTGAGCAGGCCATAGAGGAGCTGAAGGCCGTCCGAGGTCTGCTGGTCTACTTCCCCCTGAAGTTCCTGTGTGAGGAAAACCTGCTGCCTCCACTGGCCACTAAAGAAGGCATGGCTCCTGTAGGGCTGTGGACATAACCACACAGATCAGACCACTACGGAGCAGCTGAAGGGCTCCTGCACCACATTTCTCCTTCCTGTAGTTCCAGTTCACCCAGTGTTCAGCACAGTGAAAGCCCTGACGCTCCATTGGTGAGGGAAAGACATCACTTCaacacaatttatttgttacacattgattgtttttatattgtcttttttgACTGACAGTGAGATAGTCGAAGCATTGCCACTGAAATCTAGATTTTATGACGACTATCTGTCAGAACAGTACGCGAACCAGCACAGGCCAGTTTATTCACAATAGCAGTCTGCAACACGACATGAATGTATGAGTCAGGAGAGGATTGCGATGTTGTATTGGAAATCAAGCATCTCACATGATCTGGGAACATAGTGTACAGTTATTGGTGCAAGGTttttgggtgggtgggtggctctctctgtctctctctctcacgctcgctctcactctctccctctgaggCTTCACCTCTCACTGCAGTGCCAGCAAATCTGTCAGAACATTGTGGTTGTTATGGTGACGGGATATAAAGAGATGACTGGATCATAGCTGAAATAAAGACTGGATGGGGCAGAGAAGGGAGGGTACTGATAAGAGGGATAAGTTACTAAATCAGGATGTTGTAGGGGGGAGATAGAAGGTGATATGTTGAAAGAGGACTGGCAGTCTTCTTCCTCCGGAAGTCAGTCATTTTTAATAGTTTCAGATAAATGATCAGGTGGGAAAAGtgtgggagggaaagaaaaaggaggacaaGATAATTCCAGGGTGTTATGTTGATTTACCGttaattgttgcttttttattttttttttaagtcaccATGACAACCAAGTGAATTATTATTTGTCAGCGGTCGAGAACAGAACATTCGACTATCCACTTGGCTTAGAAAAAGCCGTGTGAAGCAGAGACACTGACTGTTTGACCACTGCATATTTCCATGTGGGCTTTACAATTCTGTATCCAGGTGCCATGAATGTTTTCCATGTCTATACTACGTCGATGTCCCTTGCGATTGTACAGACACATTACATTCAGCCATAACACTGTGACTGATAAGTGATATAATGTGGCTTTTGTTCATGCTTTAGTTATCATAATCACGTCATATCGTGAGCATAAGATACAACGAATCTTAGATATAGTTTTGATATAAACCCACATCAGTTACTCTCTTGACACCTGTTAATTCACCTTCACTGAGCCATAAGGAACTGAGTGACTACTATTGAGCAATCTGAAAAGTTAGACAAATAGTTAGACAAATATGTAGCACAGGTTGTGGATGTAGACTGGAAACCACTGATTTGGAAATATCATGTAATAATTCAAAGGAGCGTAAAAGAAGATGCAGCATTCCTCGTGTTAAACAAAATGAGTTATTTTTATGCAATAACACAATATT
This sequence is a window from Acanthopagrus latus isolate v.2019 chromosome 13, fAcaLat1.1, whole genome shotgun sequence. Protein-coding genes within it:
- the pld2 gene encoding phospholipase D1 gives rise to the protein MASPEDVIEPVAQSATAQNLGRRRFMKDINDLTPDELDGLMSSSDGRPFLVVHHLPELKEQGIPYLIPGIPVTCRVDNTEKYTTRSKVHVGTLYTVQLTHGHFHWTVKRKYKHFQELHRDLYKHKMMLHLLPLARFSRERQQLRAMSEEMPSLHGTERTRRTSSKMKYLEEYLNGLLENSFCRNDHSMLEFLSVGALSFVTDLGPKGLEGPIFKRSGGHRIQGLNCIGHHQFCFRWSRRWLVVKDSFLMYMNRDNGRINFVLLFDPEFKVKVGRAYTDTKYGVCIENFTRSLIIKCSSYRQAHWWSHEINRLAETCDFLKVQRFEGFAPPRENALTKWYVNGKGYFADLADALEQAREEIFITDWWLSPEVFLKRPATEKYWRLDEILKRKAEQGVKVCILLYKEVELALGINSEHSKRTLMNMHPNIKVMRHPDHVSSLLFLWAHHEKMVAIDQTVAFVGGIDLAFGRWDDSDYRLTDLGLNEMANSVTEETPKGDTVDNGVADGPKLSDPDTEAESESDKLTGNTKLWLGKDYSNFIRKDWVQLDKPFEDNIDRTQVPRMPWRDLSAAVHGPAARDVARHFIQRWNFTKIFKNKYKDEFYPYLLPKSHCTVDSVSYTVPGSTKAKVQVLRSADRWSTGTCESSIHNAYVHTIENSEHYIYIENQFFISCADGKTVYNGIGDAIVNRILRAHREQKKYRVFVVIPLLPGFEGDISAGGGNAIQAILHFTYRTMCRGEHSILSRLRELEDKWTEYITLCGLRTHSRLSESLVTELIYVHSKTLIADDRCYIIGSANINDRSMLGSRDSEMAVFVEDEERVPSVMGGEEYQAGPLTLALRKECFRVLVGASSDPSISVDDPISDEFFFLGWNAAAKLNATIYDKVFKCLPFDSVHNMRELKEYTVEERLCDTDPEQAIEELKAVRGLLVYFPLKFLCEENLLPPLATKEGMAPVGLWT